Proteins found in one Halobaculum sp. MBLA0147 genomic segment:
- the purL gene encoding phosphoribosylformylglycinamidine synthase subunit PurL, with protein sequence MALDDADRELVESELGREPTRAEAALFENLWSEHCAYRSSRRLLTAFDSEGEQVVVGPGDDAAVVAVPTPAGDDEASEADDGEGSETNDGEGSETDDGQASGTNDDEASETYLTFGIESHNHPSYVDPVDGAATGVGGIVRDTMSMGAYPIALLDALYFGDFDADHSRYLFEGVVEGISHYGNSIGVPTVGGSVAFHEDYEGNPLVNVACVGLTDADRLVTADAKRPGNRLVLVGNATGRDGLGGASFASEDLDEDAETEDRPAVQVGDPYAEKRLIECNEALLDEDLVVAARDLGAAGLGGAASEMVAKGGLGAEIDLGAVHQREPNMNATEILLAESQERMCYEVAPDDVERVRALADRFDLGCSVIGEVTAADAFVCTFDGETVVEADAEFLGDGAPANDLERAAPPEPERALPDVGVAEAVETLLASPNTASKEWVYRQYDHEVGVRTATRPGDDAAVLALREADCGLALAAGSEPNWTAAAPYEGARAVAVETATNLAAKGAEPLAAVDCLNGGNPEDPETYGGFAAAVDGLADACAALDLPVVGGNVSLYNDSESGPIPPTPTLAAVGTRPDADAPPAAASGDGTLVVVGDPVLGGDAEPRLGGSEYLAQFGGSDRFPAPPAEPRATVDAVREAVAADHVRAAHDASHGGLLVTLAEMVTPDAGVSVAFDDPNPLARAVSERAGRVVVETTAPDALEASVPADVPTARLGTTDETGRFEVGVGAETLTYDAAEIADLRATIERELA encoded by the coding sequence ATGGCGCTCGACGACGCGGATCGAGAGTTGGTCGAGTCGGAACTCGGGCGCGAGCCGACCCGAGCGGAGGCGGCGTTGTTCGAGAACCTCTGGAGCGAGCACTGCGCGTACCGTTCCTCGCGGCGGCTGCTGACCGCCTTCGACAGCGAGGGCGAGCAGGTCGTCGTCGGCCCCGGCGACGACGCCGCCGTGGTCGCGGTGCCGACGCCCGCGGGCGACGACGAGGCGTCGGAGGCGGACGACGGCGAGGGGTCGGAGACGAACGACGGCGAGGGATCAGAGACGGACGACGGGCAGGCGTCGGGGACGAACGACGACGAGGCGTCGGAGACGTACCTCACGTTCGGGATCGAGAGTCACAACCACCCGTCGTACGTCGACCCGGTCGACGGGGCGGCGACCGGCGTCGGCGGGATCGTCCGCGACACGATGTCGATGGGCGCGTACCCGATCGCGCTGTTGGACGCGCTGTACTTCGGCGACTTCGACGCCGATCACTCGCGGTACCTCTTCGAAGGGGTCGTCGAGGGAATCTCTCACTACGGCAACTCCATCGGCGTCCCGACGGTCGGCGGGAGCGTCGCCTTCCACGAGGACTACGAGGGGAACCCGCTCGTCAACGTCGCCTGCGTCGGCCTGACCGACGCCGACCGACTCGTCACCGCCGACGCGAAACGACCGGGGAACCGGCTCGTCTTGGTCGGGAACGCGACGGGCCGCGACGGCCTCGGGGGCGCGTCGTTCGCCTCCGAGGACTTAGACGAGGACGCCGAGACGGAGGACCGCCCGGCCGTGCAGGTGGGCGACCCGTACGCGGAGAAGCGGCTGATCGAGTGCAACGAGGCGCTGTTGGACGAGGATCTGGTCGTCGCCGCACGCGACCTCGGGGCCGCCGGGCTCGGCGGGGCCGCCTCCGAGATGGTCGCGAAGGGTGGGCTGGGCGCCGAGATCGACCTCGGTGCGGTCCACCAGCGCGAGCCGAACATGAACGCGACGGAGATTCTCCTCGCGGAGAGTCAAGAACGGATGTGTTACGAGGTCGCGCCCGACGACGTCGAGCGGGTCCGCGCGCTCGCCGACCGGTTCGACCTGGGCTGTTCCGTGATCGGTGAGGTGACCGCCGCCGACGCGTTCGTCTGCACGTTCGACGGCGAGACGGTCGTCGAGGCCGACGCCGAGTTCCTCGGTGACGGGGCACCGGCCAACGATCTCGAACGCGCTGCGCCGCCGGAGCCGGAGCGGGCCCTGCCGGACGTTGGGGTCGCCGAGGCCGTCGAGACGCTGCTCGCGAGTCCGAACACGGCCTCGAAGGAGTGGGTGTACCGGCAGTACGACCACGAGGTCGGCGTGCGGACGGCGACGCGGCCGGGCGACGACGCGGCCGTGTTGGCGCTGCGGGAGGCGGACTGCGGGCTGGCGCTGGCGGCCGGCTCGGAGCCGAACTGGACCGCCGCCGCGCCGTACGAGGGAGCGCGTGCGGTGGCCGTCGAGACCGCGACGAACCTCGCGGCGAAGGGGGCGGAGCCGCTGGCGGCCGTCGACTGTCTGAACGGCGGTAACCCCGAAGACCCCGAGACGTACGGCGGCTTCGCGGCCGCGGTCGACGGGCTCGCGGACGCCTGTGCGGCGCTGGACCTGCCGGTGGTCGGCGGCAACGTCTCGCTGTACAACGACTCCGAGAGTGGGCCGATTCCGCCGACGCCGACGCTGGCGGCCGTCGGGACGCGGCCGGACGCCGACGCACCGCCGGCCGCCGCGAGCGGCGACGGGACGCTCGTCGTCGTCGGGGACCCCGTGCTGGGTGGTGACGCAGAGCCACGACTCGGCGGCTCGGAGTACCTCGCGCAGTTCGGTGGCTCGGACCGGTTCCCGGCGCCGCCCGCGGAGCCGCGCGCGACCGTCGACGCGGTGCGAGAGGCGGTCGCGGCCGACCACGTCCGGGCGGCCCACGACGCGAGTCACGGCGGCTTGCTCGTCACGCTCGCCGAGATGGTGACACCGGACGCGGGCGTGTCGGTCGCGTTCGACGACCCGAACCCGCTGGCGCGGGCCGTCTCGGAGCGTGCGGGGCGCGTGGTCGTCGAGACGACGGCTCCCGACGCACTCGAAGCGTCGGTGCCGGCGGACGTGCCGACGGCACGGCTCGGGACCACCGACGAGACGGGTCGGTTCGAGGTGGGCGTCGGCGCGGAGACACTGACCTACGACGCCGCGGAGATCGCCGACCTACGGGCGACGATCGAGCGCGAGCTGGCCTGA